CGGCAGGATCGACGAACTGATGGTGATGGTCCGCCCGTTGTCGGCGGCCCAGGCGCTCTCCGAGGCGATGGGGGCGCAGTTCGAGCGGATCTCGCGGGAGGCCGCGGAGGCGTCGGGGGCGTAGCGGAGGCGTCGGGCGAGCAGGCGATGTTCCGGGCCCTGTGATGGGCCCACCGGGTAACCGGGTGACCTGTCCGCCGCTCCCGCCTGTCGTCGGCATTCCCAATTTCTGAAACACGTTCTACGGTGTGCGCCGTCAGGTCCGGCCTTGGGGAGCCAGGAGGCGCCGTGCATCTCGAATACACGCCAGAGCAGCAGCGGTTGCGCACCGAACTGCGCGGCTACTTCGCCCAGTTGGTGCCGGACAACGCCTACGCCCGGTACGCCGAGCCGACCGCGCGGAAGCGTTTCTACCGCGAGACCATCCGCCGCCTCGGCAGGGACGGATGGCTCGGCGTGGGCTGGCCCAAGGAGTACGGCGGGCGCGGGCTGAGCCCCATGGAGCAGTTCATCTTCTTCGACGAGGCGGCCCAGGCGGGGGTCCCGCTGCCGCTGATGGCGCTGAACACGGTCGGCCCGACGATCATGCAGTTCGGCACGGAGGAGCAGAAGGAGTACTTCCTGCCGAAGATCCTCTCCGGCGAGATCGACTTCGCGATCGGCTACAGCGAGCCCGACGCGGGCACCGATCTGGCCGCGCTCAAGACCAAGGCCGTACGGGACGGCGACGACTATGTCGTGAACGGGCAGAAGATCTGGACGACGAACGGCGACACGGCGGACTGGGTGTGGCTCGCCGTCCGCACCGACCCGGACGCCCCGCCGCACAAGGGCATCACCATGCTCCTGGTGCCGACCTCCGACCCCGGCTACTCGTGCACCCTCATCAACACCCTCGCCTCGCACGACACCACCGCGAGCTACTACGAGAACATCCGCGTCCCCGTCTCCCGCCGGGTCGGCGAGGAGAACAAGGGCTGGCGGCTGATCACCAACCAGCTCAACCACGAACGCGTCACGCTCGCCGCCCACGGCACCATGGCGATCCGCGCCCTGCACGACGTCCAGCGCTGGGCGATGGAGACCAAGCTCGCCGACGGCCGCCGCGTCATCGACCTGCCCTGGGTCCGCCGCCGCCTCGCCCGGACCCACACCCAGCTCGATGCCATGAAACTCCTCAACTGGCAGATGGTGAACGCCGTCCAGGACGGCACCCTCACCCCCCAGGACGCCTCCGCCGTCAAGGTCTACGGCTCCGAGGCCCGCCGCGACGCCTACGCCTGGCTGATGGAGATCGTCGCCGCCCCCGGCGCTCTCAAGGAGGGCTCCGCGGGCACGGTCCTGCACGGCGAACTCGAACGCGGCTACCGATCGGCGGTGATCTTCACCTTCGGCGGCGGCAACAACGAGATCCAGCGCGAGATCATCGCGTGGATCGGCCTGGGGATGCCGCGGGTGCGACGTTAGCCTGACGCGAATCTGCTGGCGATGCCGGCGGTCAGGTCGCGCAGTTCGACGACCTGAATCTCGACAGCGTGCCCCACGTCCGCCAGCAGCCGAGAGGCCGGCCGAAGGGACACGTATGCCCCGGCCGCGGCCGGTCACGGTGTTCGGGCATGTGTCGATGCGCCACGGCGGGTATTTGGCCCCCAAACCGTGATTGGCCGACCAATACAAGCACCGGAGCCGGTCGCGGCATCGGCAAGCCGTCGCCGAACGCCTCGCGCAGGGCGGCGCGAGGGTCGCGATCAACTACCGCAGCAGCGCGGCAGACGCCGAACAGCTGGTCGCAGAGCTCAAGAGGACGGCACCGACGCGATCGCGATCCAGGCGGACGTCTCCGACCCGGAGCAGACGGGACGCCTCGTCGACCAGGTCGTCGAGCGCTGCGGCAAGCTCGACATCCTGGTGAGCAACGCTGGTATCGAACACTTCGGCCGCCTCGACGAGATCACACCGTAGGAACCTCACGATGCGCGCTGTCGACGTCCAAGGATGCCGGATTCAGTGACGCCAACAGTTTCAGCAGTAGTGAGTGCACCTGCTCCTGCTCCATCGGCGTCAGCACCTGCAGAGCTTCGTCGTGGGTGGCTTCCACCGCGCTTCTGGCCTCCGCCGCGAGCCGCAGTCCGGCCTCGGTGGCGTACAGTCGATGCGTGCGCCTGTCGCCGGGGGCGGTCCGGCGCTCCAGAAGCCCCCGCTCGACCAGCCCGTTGACCGCGGTTCCCATGGACTGAGGGGTGATCGCCGCTCTGCGCGCCGCGGTCGCACTGGTGACGCCCGGATCGAGGACGGCCTGCGCCAGGGCGCTGTGCTGGGCAAGGGTCAAGTGGAACGAGCGCAGTGTGCGCTCGGCCCGAGTCGCGATGATCTGGCCGATCTGCCAGGCCACATAGCCCGTGCGCCGCTCGGAAGCGTTCACGCGGCGGACCTCCTTTGTAAGTCAACTGATTATGTGTACAAAGATTATCAGTTGGCTTCTATTCTAGGAATCTGTTTTCGATGTCCCAGCGAGTCTCCAACCGACCAGCTCACAAGCACGCCCTGGACGTGGCCCATCCGCCTCTGCGCCCTGGGACCGCGCGTGCCGTCCTGCTCCCCGTCGCGGTCGTCCTGCTGATCGGCACCCTTTTCGTCAGCGTCTATCTCGCCGCCTTCCACGCGCCGCGCCCTCATGAGCTCCGCGTGGGCACCACGGAGGTCGGCACGCGGCAGGCGCACCTGCGCGAGGACCTCGAGCGGGTCGCCCCGGGCGGCTTCACGCTCGAGACCTACCCCGACAAATCCTCCGCCCGGCAGGCCGTCGAGGACAGGTCCGTGTACGGGGCCTACCTCGGCAAGGGGAACCTGCTCTACGGCAGCGCCAACGGAGCGGCCGTCACCGCGACCCTGACCACCGCATTCGCTTCCGTGGCCCACGCGGACAACCATGACCTCTCCGTCGAGGACGTTGCCCCGGCGGCAGCGGGGGACACCCGGGGGCTCTCCGTCTTCTACGCGGCCTTCGGCCTCGTGCTGGCCGGATACCTCTTCGGTTTGACGACGTACCAGCTCGCACCCAGGCTCCAGTACCGCTGGCGTATGGCCAGCCTGGCCCTGTTCGGAGCGGTCGGCGGCGTCCTGGTCGCCGCCATCGGCG
This genomic interval from Streptomyces dengpaensis contains the following:
- a CDS encoding MarR family winged helix-turn-helix transcriptional regulator; this translates as MNASERRTGYVAWQIGQIIATRAERTLRSFHLTLAQHSALAQAVLDPGVTSATAARRAAITPQSMGTAVNGLVERGLLERRTAPGDRRTHRLYATEAGLRLAAEARSAVEATHDEALQVLTPMEQEQVHSLLLKLLASLNPASLDVDSAHREVPTV
- a CDS encoding ABC transporter permease, with the protein product MSQRVSNRPAHKHALDVAHPPLRPGTARAVLLPVAVVLLIGTLFVSVYLAAFHAPRPHELRVGTTEVGTRQAHLREDLERVAPGGFTLETYPDKSSARQAVEDRSVYGAYLGKGNLLYGSANGAAVTATLTTAFASVAHADNHDLSVEDVAPAAAGDTRGLSVFYAAFGLVLAGYLFGLTTYQLAPRLQYRWRMASLALFGAVGGVLVAAIGGSTGFDALPGAFLPLALIIALMGAAVGGTTMVLLRLFGSAGVSLASILLLILGNSSSGGVMPAAYLPAWLRPLSEILPVGVGVRAMQGLSRFENDGLARALVILPLWVLGAAAVLYLKDVFRRADPAGVQEAVELKETAVSPDWRAAARSAPPDWPTSTPARAPWS
- a CDS encoding acyl-CoA dehydrogenase family protein → MHLEYTPEQQRLRTELRGYFAQLVPDNAYARYAEPTARKRFYRETIRRLGRDGWLGVGWPKEYGGRGLSPMEQFIFFDEAAQAGVPLPLMALNTVGPTIMQFGTEEQKEYFLPKILSGEIDFAIGYSEPDAGTDLAALKTKAVRDGDDYVVNGQKIWTTNGDTADWVWLAVRTDPDAPPHKGITMLLVPTSDPGYSCTLINTLASHDTTASYYENIRVPVSRRVGEENKGWRLITNQLNHERVTLAAHGTMAIRALHDVQRWAMETKLADGRRVIDLPWVRRRLARTHTQLDAMKLLNWQMVNAVQDGTLTPQDASAVKVYGSEARRDAYAWLMEIVAAPGALKEGSAGTVLHGELERGYRSAVIFTFGGGNNEIQREIIAWIGLGMPRVRR
- a CDS encoding SDR family NAD(P)-dependent oxidoreductase, translating into MIGRPIQAPEPVAASASRRRTPRAGRREGRDQLPQQRGRRRTAGRRAQEDGTDAIAIQADVSDPEQTGRLVDQVVERCGKLDILVSNAGIEHFGRLDEITP